Proteins encoded together in one Solanum lycopersicum chromosome 7, SLM_r2.1 window:
- the LOC101256787 gene encoding uncharacterized protein, which produces MILPVFKLGTLALKSFCKPIGNRIKKEAGYHPRFRNFIINIAQANHRLSTKLQRRIYGHATDVAIRPLNEDKAVQAAADLLGELFVFSVAGVAVIFEVQRSSRSEARKEEVRRKELEALKQRDDDLSRELEFLKNRIDELERHSKTRGLSSIFSISHAESTKDKVKAG; this is translated from the exons ATGATATTACCAGTGTTTAAGCTTGGCACACTTGCCCTCAAATCTTTCTGTAAACCTATCGGTAATCGAATCAAGAAAGAGGCTGGATATCACCCCAGGTTCAGaaatttcatcatcaacattgcCCAG GCAAACCATAGACTGTCAACTAAATTGCAAAGACGTATATATGGTCATGCAACTGATGTGGCAATTCGCCCATTAAATGAAGATAAAGCTGTTCAAGCTGCTGCTGATCTCCTAGGTGAACTCTTTGTGTTCTCG GTCGCTGGAGTGGCCGTTATCTTTGAGGTGCAAAGAAGTTCCAGATCTGAAGCTAGAAAGGAGGAAGTTCGGAGGAAGGAACTAGAG GCATTGAAACAGCGAGACGATGACCTTAGTAGAGAGCTTGAGTTCCTCAAGAACAGAATCGATGAACTGGAGCGACATTCCAAAACACGAGGATTAAGTAGTATTTTTAGCATCAGTCATGCAGAAAGTACCAAGGATAAAGTTAAAGCTGGTTGA